A stretch of the Diprion similis isolate iyDipSimi1 chromosome 14, iyDipSimi1.1, whole genome shotgun sequence genome encodes the following:
- the LOC124414721 gene encoding short coiled-coil protein B translates to MSTSMMSGAKLQDDMSSIPLADDDPQVIIPEEEAPDNMSHVSDILAHGRSMDSIPSTFTNGSSSPNSLDPDISPDEQEEKARLIAQVLELQNTLDDLSQRVDSVKEENLKLRSENQVLGQYIENLMSASSVFQSTSPKSKKK, encoded by the exons ATGTCTACGTCGATGATGTCCGGGGCTAAATTACAAGATGACATGAGTAGCATACCGTTAGCAGATGACGATCCTCAGG TCATTATTCCTGAGGAGGAAGCTCCCGACAACATGTCCCATGTTTCGGACATTCTCGCACATGGCAGGAGCATGGACTCCATCCCTTCAACATTCACCAATGGCAGTAGCAGCCCTAACA GTTTGGATCCGGACATTAGCCCAGacgaacaagaagaaaaagccAGATTAATTGCTCAGGTCTTGGAATTGCAGAATACTCTGGACG ATTTATCCCAAAGAGTAGACAGTGTCAAGGAAGAAAACTTGAAGTTACGAAGTGAAAATCAGGTTCTCGGTCAGTATATTGAAAACTTGATGTCAGCTTCGAGCGTTTTTCAATCCACGAGTCCAAAATCGAAAAAGAAGTGA